In Myotis daubentonii chromosome 6, mMyoDau2.1, whole genome shotgun sequence, a genomic segment contains:
- the UBE2J1 gene encoding ubiquitin-conjugating enzyme E2 J1 isoform X5: protein MEARYNLKSPAVKRLMKEAAELKDPTDHYHAQPLEDNLFEWHFTVRGPPDSDFDGGVYHGRIVLPPEYPMKPPSIILLTANGRFEVGKKICLSISGHHPETWQPSWSIRTALLAIIGFMPTKGEGAIGSLDYTPEERRALAKKSQEFCCEACGCTMKDVLLPLKSGSDSSKADQEAKELARQISFKAEVNSSGKTIAESDLNHPFSLNDLQDNIPTTFQGATASTSKYPLMRINNNEKKKQPTSYYTERKYAVQNPSGESLQPPAPPVAKNTSVSPRQRRAQQQSQRRSSSSPDVMQGLQPRDNHTDHGGSAVLIVILTLALAALIFRRIYLANEYIFDFEL, encoded by the exons ctGTTAAACGTTTAATGAAAGAAGCGGCAGAATTGAAAGATCCAACAGATCATTATCATGCACAACCTTTGGAG gataatCTTTTTGAATGGCACTTCACAGTTAGAGGGCCCCCAGATTCTGATTTTGATGGAGGAGTTTATCATGGACGAATAGTACTACCACCAGAGTATCCCATGAAACCACCAAGCATTATTCTTCTAACG GCTAATGGACGATTTGAAGTGGGCAAGAAAATCTGTTTGAGCATCTCAGGACATCATCCTGAAACTTGGCAGCCTTCATGGAGTA taAGAACAGCATTGTTAGCCATCATTGGGTTTATGCCAACAAAAGGAGAAGGAGCCATAGGTTCTCTAGATTACACACCTGAGGAAAGAAGAGCACTTGCCAAAAA ATCACAAGAGTTCTGTTGTGAGGCATGTGGCTGCACCATGAAGGATGTCCTGCTGCCTTTAAAATCTGGAAGTGATTCAAGCAAGGCTGACCAAGAAGCCAAGGAACTGGCTAGGCAAATCAGTTTTAAG GCAGAAGTCAATTCATCTGGAAAGACTATTGCTGAGTCGGACTTAAACCACCCCTTTTCACTAAATGATTTACAGGACAATATACCTACCACATTCCAGGGTGCTACAGCCAGTACATCG aaatatcctctgatgaggattaacaacaacgaaaagaaaaaacaacccacatcctattatacagagaggaag tatgcagtccagaacccctcaggagaATCCCTTCAACCACCTGCCCCACCTGTAGCTAAGAATACCTCCGTGAGTCCTCGGCAGCGCAGGGCCCAGCAGCAGAGTCAAAGAAGGTCGTCCAGTTCACCAGATGTCATGCAGGGCCTGCAGCCCAGAGACAACCACACTGATCATGGCGGGTCTGCTGTACTGATTGTCATCTTGACTTTGGCACTGGCAGCGCTTATATTCCGACGAATATATCTAGCCAATGAGTACATATTTGATTTTGAGTTGTAA
- the UBE2J1 gene encoding ubiquitin-conjugating enzyme E2 J1 isoform X1: MFLAVKRLMKEAAELKDPTDHYHAQPLEDNLFEWHFTVRGPPDSDFDGGVYHGRIVLPPEYPMKPPSIILLTANGRFEVGKKICLSISGHHPETWQPSWSIRTALLAIIGFMPTKGEGAIGSLDYTPEERRALAKKSQEFCCEACGCTMKDVLLPLKSGSDSSKADQEAKELARQISFKAEVNSSGKTIAESDLNHPFSLNDLQDNIPTTFQGATASTSKYPLMRINNNEKKKQPTSYYTERKYAVQNPSGESLQPPAPPVAKNTSVSPRQRRAQQQSQRRSSSSPDVMQGLQPRDNHTDHGGSAVLIVILTLALAALIFRRIYLANEYIFDFEL, from the exons ctGTTAAACGTTTAATGAAAGAAGCGGCAGAATTGAAAGATCCAACAGATCATTATCATGCACAACCTTTGGAG gataatCTTTTTGAATGGCACTTCACAGTTAGAGGGCCCCCAGATTCTGATTTTGATGGAGGAGTTTATCATGGACGAATAGTACTACCACCAGAGTATCCCATGAAACCACCAAGCATTATTCTTCTAACG GCTAATGGACGATTTGAAGTGGGCAAGAAAATCTGTTTGAGCATCTCAGGACATCATCCTGAAACTTGGCAGCCTTCATGGAGTA taAGAACAGCATTGTTAGCCATCATTGGGTTTATGCCAACAAAAGGAGAAGGAGCCATAGGTTCTCTAGATTACACACCTGAGGAAAGAAGAGCACTTGCCAAAAA ATCACAAGAGTTCTGTTGTGAGGCATGTGGCTGCACCATGAAGGATGTCCTGCTGCCTTTAAAATCTGGAAGTGATTCAAGCAAGGCTGACCAAGAAGCCAAGGAACTGGCTAGGCAAATCAGTTTTAAG GCAGAAGTCAATTCATCTGGAAAGACTATTGCTGAGTCGGACTTAAACCACCCCTTTTCACTAAATGATTTACAGGACAATATACCTACCACATTCCAGGGTGCTACAGCCAGTACATCG aaatatcctctgatgaggattaacaacaacgaaaagaaaaaacaacccacatcctattatacagagaggaag tatgcagtccagaacccctcaggagaATCCCTTCAACCACCTGCCCCACCTGTAGCTAAGAATACCTCCGTGAGTCCTCGGCAGCGCAGGGCCCAGCAGCAGAGTCAAAGAAGGTCGTCCAGTTCACCAGATGTCATGCAGGGCCTGCAGCCCAGAGACAACCACACTGATCATGGCGGGTCTGCTGTACTGATTGTCATCTTGACTTTGGCACTGGCAGCGCTTATATTCCGACGAATATATCTAGCCAATGAGTACATATTTGATTTTGAGTTGTAA
- the UBE2J1 gene encoding ubiquitin-conjugating enzyme E2 J1 isoform X6 — translation MEARYNLKSPAVKRLMKEAAELKDPTDHYHAQPLEDNLFEWHFTVRGPPDSDFDGGVYHGRIVLPPEYPMKPPSIILLTANGRFEVGKKICLSISGHHPETWQPSWSIRTALLAIIGFMPTKGEGAIGSLDYTPEERRALAKKSQEFCCEACGCTMKDVLLPLKSGSDSSKADQEAKELARQISFKAEVNSSGKTIAESDLNHPFSLNDLQDNIPTTFQGATASTSYAVQNPSGESLQPPAPPVAKNTSVSPRQRRAQQQSQRRSSSSPDVMQGLQPRDNHTDHGGSAVLIVILTLALAALIFRRIYLANEYIFDFEL, via the exons ctGTTAAACGTTTAATGAAAGAAGCGGCAGAATTGAAAGATCCAACAGATCATTATCATGCACAACCTTTGGAG gataatCTTTTTGAATGGCACTTCACAGTTAGAGGGCCCCCAGATTCTGATTTTGATGGAGGAGTTTATCATGGACGAATAGTACTACCACCAGAGTATCCCATGAAACCACCAAGCATTATTCTTCTAACG GCTAATGGACGATTTGAAGTGGGCAAGAAAATCTGTTTGAGCATCTCAGGACATCATCCTGAAACTTGGCAGCCTTCATGGAGTA taAGAACAGCATTGTTAGCCATCATTGGGTTTATGCCAACAAAAGGAGAAGGAGCCATAGGTTCTCTAGATTACACACCTGAGGAAAGAAGAGCACTTGCCAAAAA ATCACAAGAGTTCTGTTGTGAGGCATGTGGCTGCACCATGAAGGATGTCCTGCTGCCTTTAAAATCTGGAAGTGATTCAAGCAAGGCTGACCAAGAAGCCAAGGAACTGGCTAGGCAAATCAGTTTTAAG GCAGAAGTCAATTCATCTGGAAAGACTATTGCTGAGTCGGACTTAAACCACCCCTTTTCACTAAATGATTTACAGGACAATATACCTACCACATTCCAGGGTGCTACAGCCAGTACATCG tatgcagtccagaacccctcaggagaATCCCTTCAACCACCTGCCCCACCTGTAGCTAAGAATACCTCCGTGAGTCCTCGGCAGCGCAGGGCCCAGCAGCAGAGTCAAAGAAGGTCGTCCAGTTCACCAGATGTCATGCAGGGCCTGCAGCCCAGAGACAACCACACTGATCATGGCGGGTCTGCTGTACTGATTGTCATCTTGACTTTGGCACTGGCAGCGCTTATATTCCGACGAATATATCTAGCCAATGAGTACATATTTGATTTTGAGTTGTAA
- the UBE2J1 gene encoding ubiquitin-conjugating enzyme E2 J1 isoform X4, translating into MEARYNLKSPAVKRLMKEAAELKDPTDHYHAQPLEDNLFEWHFTVRGPPDSDFDGGVYHGRIVLPPEYPMKPPSIILLTANGRFEVGKKICLSISGHHPETWQPSWSIRTALLAIIGFMPTKGEGAIGSLDYTPEERRALAKKSQEFCCEACGCTMKDVLLPLKSGSDSSKADQEAKELARQISFKYAVQNPSGESLQPPAPPVAKNTSVSPRQRRAQQQSQRRSSSSPDVMQGLQPRDNHTDHGGSAVLIVILTLALAALIFRRIYLANEYIFDFEL; encoded by the exons ctGTTAAACGTTTAATGAAAGAAGCGGCAGAATTGAAAGATCCAACAGATCATTATCATGCACAACCTTTGGAG gataatCTTTTTGAATGGCACTTCACAGTTAGAGGGCCCCCAGATTCTGATTTTGATGGAGGAGTTTATCATGGACGAATAGTACTACCACCAGAGTATCCCATGAAACCACCAAGCATTATTCTTCTAACG GCTAATGGACGATTTGAAGTGGGCAAGAAAATCTGTTTGAGCATCTCAGGACATCATCCTGAAACTTGGCAGCCTTCATGGAGTA taAGAACAGCATTGTTAGCCATCATTGGGTTTATGCCAACAAAAGGAGAAGGAGCCATAGGTTCTCTAGATTACACACCTGAGGAAAGAAGAGCACTTGCCAAAAA ATCACAAGAGTTCTGTTGTGAGGCATGTGGCTGCACCATGAAGGATGTCCTGCTGCCTTTAAAATCTGGAAGTGATTCAAGCAAGGCTGACCAAGAAGCCAAGGAACTGGCTAGGCAAATCAGTTTTAAG tatgcagtccagaacccctcaggagaATCCCTTCAACCACCTGCCCCACCTGTAGCTAAGAATACCTCCGTGAGTCCTCGGCAGCGCAGGGCCCAGCAGCAGAGTCAAAGAAGGTCGTCCAGTTCACCAGATGTCATGCAGGGCCTGCAGCCCAGAGACAACCACACTGATCATGGCGGGTCTGCTGTACTGATTGTCATCTTGACTTTGGCACTGGCAGCGCTTATATTCCGACGAATATATCTAGCCAATGAGTACATATTTGATTTTGAGTTGTAA
- the UBE2J1 gene encoding ubiquitin-conjugating enzyme E2 J1 isoform X2, whose amino-acid sequence MEARYNLKSPAVKRLMKEAAELKDPTDHYHAQPLEANGRFEVGKKICLSISGHHPETWQPSWSIRTALLAIIGFMPTKGEGAIGSLDYTPEERRALAKKSQEFCCEACGCTMKDVLLPLKSGSDSSKADQEAKELARQISFKAEVNSSGKTIAESDLNHPFSLNDLQDNIPTTFQGATASTSKYPLMRINNNEKKKQPTSYYTERKYAVQNPSGESLQPPAPPVAKNTSVSPRQRRAQQQSQRRSSSSPDVMQGLQPRDNHTDHGGSAVLIVILTLALAALIFRRIYLANEYIFDFEL is encoded by the exons ctGTTAAACGTTTAATGAAAGAAGCGGCAGAATTGAAAGATCCAACAGATCATTATCATGCACAACCTTTGGAG GCTAATGGACGATTTGAAGTGGGCAAGAAAATCTGTTTGAGCATCTCAGGACATCATCCTGAAACTTGGCAGCCTTCATGGAGTA taAGAACAGCATTGTTAGCCATCATTGGGTTTATGCCAACAAAAGGAGAAGGAGCCATAGGTTCTCTAGATTACACACCTGAGGAAAGAAGAGCACTTGCCAAAAA ATCACAAGAGTTCTGTTGTGAGGCATGTGGCTGCACCATGAAGGATGTCCTGCTGCCTTTAAAATCTGGAAGTGATTCAAGCAAGGCTGACCAAGAAGCCAAGGAACTGGCTAGGCAAATCAGTTTTAAG GCAGAAGTCAATTCATCTGGAAAGACTATTGCTGAGTCGGACTTAAACCACCCCTTTTCACTAAATGATTTACAGGACAATATACCTACCACATTCCAGGGTGCTACAGCCAGTACATCG aaatatcctctgatgaggattaacaacaacgaaaagaaaaaacaacccacatcctattatacagagaggaag tatgcagtccagaacccctcaggagaATCCCTTCAACCACCTGCCCCACCTGTAGCTAAGAATACCTCCGTGAGTCCTCGGCAGCGCAGGGCCCAGCAGCAGAGTCAAAGAAGGTCGTCCAGTTCACCAGATGTCATGCAGGGCCTGCAGCCCAGAGACAACCACACTGATCATGGCGGGTCTGCTGTACTGATTGTCATCTTGACTTTGGCACTGGCAGCGCTTATATTCCGACGAATATATCTAGCCAATGAGTACATATTTGATTTTGAGTTGTAA
- the UBE2J1 gene encoding ubiquitin-conjugating enzyme E2 J1 isoform X3, translated as MFLAVKRLMKEAAELKDPTDHYHAQPLEANGRFEVGKKICLSISGHHPETWQPSWSIRTALLAIIGFMPTKGEGAIGSLDYTPEERRALAKKSQEFCCEACGCTMKDVLLPLKSGSDSSKADQEAKELARQISFKAEVNSSGKTIAESDLNHPFSLNDLQDNIPTTFQGATASTSKYPLMRINNNEKKKQPTSYYTERKYAVQNPSGESLQPPAPPVAKNTSVSPRQRRAQQQSQRRSSSSPDVMQGLQPRDNHTDHGGSAVLIVILTLALAALIFRRIYLANEYIFDFEL; from the exons ctGTTAAACGTTTAATGAAAGAAGCGGCAGAATTGAAAGATCCAACAGATCATTATCATGCACAACCTTTGGAG GCTAATGGACGATTTGAAGTGGGCAAGAAAATCTGTTTGAGCATCTCAGGACATCATCCTGAAACTTGGCAGCCTTCATGGAGTA taAGAACAGCATTGTTAGCCATCATTGGGTTTATGCCAACAAAAGGAGAAGGAGCCATAGGTTCTCTAGATTACACACCTGAGGAAAGAAGAGCACTTGCCAAAAA ATCACAAGAGTTCTGTTGTGAGGCATGTGGCTGCACCATGAAGGATGTCCTGCTGCCTTTAAAATCTGGAAGTGATTCAAGCAAGGCTGACCAAGAAGCCAAGGAACTGGCTAGGCAAATCAGTTTTAAG GCAGAAGTCAATTCATCTGGAAAGACTATTGCTGAGTCGGACTTAAACCACCCCTTTTCACTAAATGATTTACAGGACAATATACCTACCACATTCCAGGGTGCTACAGCCAGTACATCG aaatatcctctgatgaggattaacaacaacgaaaagaaaaaacaacccacatcctattatacagagaggaag tatgcagtccagaacccctcaggagaATCCCTTCAACCACCTGCCCCACCTGTAGCTAAGAATACCTCCGTGAGTCCTCGGCAGCGCAGGGCCCAGCAGCAGAGTCAAAGAAGGTCGTCCAGTTCACCAGATGTCATGCAGGGCCTGCAGCCCAGAGACAACCACACTGATCATGGCGGGTCTGCTGTACTGATTGTCATCTTGACTTTGGCACTGGCAGCGCTTATATTCCGACGAATATATCTAGCCAATGAGTACATATTTGATTTTGAGTTGTAA